The Triticum urartu cultivar G1812 unplaced genomic scaffold, Tu2.1 TuUngrouped_contig_5041, whole genome shotgun sequence sequence CCTTGTGCTCCTGTCAACCTGGTGTTAAGTTGCTTCATGATGGGCTTATTTTGCTTACGGATCTAGAGAAACAAGATGTCATAAGGTGGGGTGTAAAAAAGGTTTGAGATGATTGCTGGTGAAAAGTCTTGAGGGCTACCCTTGGATGGAGGTCTTCGCTTGGATGGCAGTGTCCCTCCTTCCTTAGGCGGAGCTAAAACGGATTTTCAAAACATGGGGCAACGGAGCACTTTATTTTGAACTGCTTCAAAAAGATGTTTAAAagatttgaaaaaaaattacaTGAACACGCATGCACGTGGTCTAAGTACCTGTGAAATTTCGTTCAATAATACGTTGTATTACGTGCTGCACAAAAAAGACAAAATATCTGCCTAAAAGCACCCAAAAAACAAGCCCCTAATTTTCATGTAGTTTGTCTTTTTTGTATCTTTTACATGCAAGCATGAAATTTTGGCCCGATATACTGCAACTCTATACGTTCATGCacacaaaaataaaaataaaaatgaatcGTAAAAATGTGGTTTTTTTAACTTCAAAATAAAGTGCTCCGTTGCATCCATGCTCAGAAGTCAATTTTCGAGGCGGAGCTCCCTTTTTACTTCACCAAGCAGTTGTTGTGTGGATCATTCATACCCTTCTACGGTCGTCCTGCTAGTGCGTGACTTCTGCAAGACTTATCAGTAGCTGGTTAAAAACATACTAGTGAATTGTGTCTTGATGTTCATAAATATCGACCTGGAGATCCGGTTTGTGGCTTCCCAGGACGATGATGCTCTGGAAACCTCTTAAGTTTATTTTTTTGGAAAACCTTTAAGTTTATCTAGGTTATCTGCATTATATGCTGATATAGCCTTCCTGTGGTTGGGATGGCCCGTTAGGGATAGCCTGACTGTGTTCATTCTGATCATGCATCGTCGGTTTATGTTTTTCCTTGTAGCTGGTAGCCTGTTAGGAAGACATTgtggtttctttaatgaaaatcAGAGAGGGAGCTCTCTTTATCACAAAAAAAACCCCTAAAAGGTAATCTCAAAGGGGAGATGGCAAGCATGCACGATATAAAAAAAACAAGCATATACTGTAAAAGAGAACACAGTTGCCGGCCATCAGCAGTCACCAACTGACAGTCCATATATTGGTACCATATAAAAACATGATTACATTTCACCTAATAATGCCAAATGCCTTCTCTGCTGATGAGGGCCAACACAACAACAAACAGAAACAATTTTCCCTCACCACAAATACCTCTATGAGACTATGACCACTTGTTGGAGATTATGAAACAAAAGAGGAGCTATACCCAAACCAAACCAACCATGATGTCAAGCTGTCAGTCGTCAAGCTGAAAAACCAACTGCAGTAGCCATAAGCAAAAGCAGCTAAACCCCACCAACACAAACAGAGATGTTAAACTAACATGTCACAACACCCAGAAAATGAAAATAAATTAGTTGCTCCTTAACTCAGTTTTGTTGAGATGCCCTGCTCAATATGTTCTGCTCCCTTCAGCTCAAGAGAACCATCACCTATAATCTCAGATGACGAACCCCCCGCCACATTTAGTTTGATGTGCACCGAGCCAACCTTAACAACACCAGTTGGAGCCTCGTTAACAATGCCTTTTGCTTGCCCATCCATATGGCTAGTTGATAAGCCTTCTGTTTTCTTGAGCAATGTAGCCTTCACATCCTTCGTTATCCCAGATGCACCGCCTTTCATGCGATCTGATGGGTCGTGACCACCAGACTCCTGAGAAAGACCTTTTCGTCCAGAACTATTGGGTTCAGTTGAGCTTATAACAGGTTGTGATTCACGGTCACTATAAACTTTTCCATTAGATTTTACCAGTTCGCTCAAGCCAGCATGTTCCCTTCCAGCATTTTCTGGTGACACAGAAACGGAACAGCCCTCATTCTgttcatgatgaatatcatctaAGCTATGCCGTTCTGTTTTTACATGTTCAGGTTGCTCAACAGGTGACACTGCATCCTTTTTCAGTACTTGTGTAACCACTCCATCTTTCGTTTGGCTTGTCTTGTCAGGTTGCTCACAAGCACCACTATCCTCTCCAGTTTTCCCTGGATGTGGATCTTTGCTGCTAATGCCTTCACCTACTTCAGAAGGTTCACCCTCCACAACAACACTCCTTTTAGCAACAAGTGCTGGAACATAAGTAAGTCCACCAAAACTTCTGCCCAAACCTCTGCGCTTCTGTTCTAGCATTGCTTTCTGCCTCCCTTCATAGAAAGGGAAGTCATCAAGAATCGATGTCGTCATTGGACTACTCTTAAATAGCTTTAGCATGTTTATTCCCGACTTATAAGGTATCTAAGGAGAAGAAATGAACGTCATCAGTACACAGTATATAATCTCTTGTGATCAATCCTGGCACTTCAACAAAAATTACCTCTTGTGTATCTCGGCTGTTGGTAACAGGCTTGTTCTCGTTGTTCTCTAATATGATGTGTCGAAAGGTGGAATTCGGCACATCCTTTACTAGATGCCACTTCAGTGGGAAGCTCCCAGACCACTTATCTTGCTGCCAGAAATCCATGTCTTTGTGAAAATCCACAGGGCCGACCATTTCAGCAACACCACAAAACTGCCCGCTTGTATTAACCTACAGAGAGTGTTGGTATGTCAAACCCATACATAAAGAAAAAACGGAAAAGAAAACAATAACACATCAAAACTCACCGAAAAGAACAGAAATATTGGACACTTCCGTTGACTCCCTTTTGCTTCTGAGTAGGCAGCATCCAGCCTTCTGTTGCCATTGGGTGTGCTGGACCACACATTATATTTGATACTCTTATGCACGTCATCCTCACTGTAAGATTTAATGACAAAAAACTTGGCATCTGGATGATCACAAGGGAAGTCGGCCTTATTATATTGGTCAGGATGTATCACAATGTTTTTCACTGCACTGCTTGACACTGCTTTGGATTGGGCACCTTCACCCACCATGGCAGCCACTGGCACAACTTCTGTCCTGTCTGTAATTTGTCCATTGTCCCCAGAGCTCCCCATACCTGAAGCAGCCTGAAAATTCTGGAGAAAAAAAAAACAGTCTTCATCAGATTTCCATCCTTGGTGACAGTTTTGGACGCATAATACTTTGTTTTAAGAGATATTTGGATTTTGGGCACATGATACTTTGAACAGTTAGCAATGGTTGATGATTGAAGCGAAATACACAGCAGTTGACAGCACAGTGAACTCTATGTAAGAATAGTATCATAAGACAGCAAATAATTTTCACATAAAAGGTAAATTTCTGAAAACTGCAATAACTCTTACTACTAACCTACACAAAATCATATTTTAAGAAACAATTTCAAAGAACCACACTTACTCCTGCAAACTGTTTAAGGAAACCACACTTCCATCAGTTTCCAGTAGACCTCACTAGTCACTACGTCGAGATACAACCCTTGCTA is a genomic window containing:
- the LOC125528695 gene encoding YTH domain-containing protein ECT4-like isoform X2 codes for the protein MSGFGTNSAMGSSSLPSRVVYNTGNDLPVEYIYDQGLSYPATNGYAYYAGFEPPVGWSENTNYWGVDGQYLQLTNDNLPYVYCTPGYEFSYSSQDQYTSYMPGMFMGVDGSVVGSQQYFTNPYQPPGSPSGYFPVYLQPTTDLSSAVSLEPPVFSTGTSVASRPVNTSIKDTHQMSGNTMASRTVSSASPAIGSSHHAYQNQSTNKPSDLPGANVARHDKPSTSHLTVLVDTDKNFQAASGMGSSGDNGQITDRTEVVPVAAMVGEGAQSKAVSSSAVKNIVIHPDQYNKADFPCDHPDAKFFVIKSYSEDDVHKSIKYNVWSSTPNGNRRLDAAYSEAKGSQRKCPIFLFFSVNTSGQFCGVAEMVGPVDFHKDMDFWQQDKWSGSFPLKWHLVKDVPNSTFRHIILENNENKPVTNSRDTQEIPYKSGINMLKLFKSSPMTTSILDDFPFYEGRQKAMLEQKRRGLGRSFGGLTYVPALVAKRSVVVEGEPSEVGEGISSKDPHPGKTGEDSGACEQPDKTSQTKDGVVTQVLKKDAVSPVEQPEHVKTERHSLDDIHHEQNEGCSVSVSPENAGREHAGLSELVKSNGKVYSDRESQPVISSTEPNSSGRKGLSQESGGHDPSDRMKGGASGITKDVKATLLKKTEGLSTSHMDGQAKGIVNEAPTGVVKVGSVHIKLNVAGGSSSEIIGDGSLELKGAEHIEQGISTKLS
- the LOC125528695 gene encoding YTH domain-containing protein ECT4-like isoform X1 gives rise to the protein MMSGFGTNSAMGSSSLPSRVVYNTGNDLPVEYIYDQGLSYPATNGYAYYAGFEPPVGWSENTNYWGVDGQYLQLTNDNLPYVYCTPGYEFSYSSQDQYTSYMPGMFMGVDGSVVGSQQYFTNPYQPPGSPSGYFPVYLQPTTDLSSAVSLEPPVFSTGTSVASRPVNTSIKDTHQMSGNTMASRTVSSASPAIGSSHHAYQNQSTNKPSDLPGANVARHDKPSTSHLTVLVDTDKNFQAASGMGSSGDNGQITDRTEVVPVAAMVGEGAQSKAVSSSAVKNIVIHPDQYNKADFPCDHPDAKFFVIKSYSEDDVHKSIKYNVWSSTPNGNRRLDAAYSEAKGSQRKCPIFLFFSVNTSGQFCGVAEMVGPVDFHKDMDFWQQDKWSGSFPLKWHLVKDVPNSTFRHIILENNENKPVTNSRDTQEIPYKSGINMLKLFKSSPMTTSILDDFPFYEGRQKAMLEQKRRGLGRSFGGLTYVPALVAKRSVVVEGEPSEVGEGISSKDPHPGKTGEDSGACEQPDKTSQTKDGVVTQVLKKDAVSPVEQPEHVKTERHSLDDIHHEQNEGCSVSVSPENAGREHAGLSELVKSNGKVYSDRESQPVISSTEPNSSGRKGLSQESGGHDPSDRMKGGASGITKDVKATLLKKTEGLSTSHMDGQAKGIVNEAPTGVVKVGSVHIKLNVAGGSSSEIIGDGSLELKGAEHIEQGISTKLS